From a region of the Thalassospira sp. TSL5-1 genome:
- a CDS encoding ureidoglycolate lyase has protein sequence MKLTVEPLTPEAFTEFGDVISTETARKSFGINQGTTTRYHDISGIDTGEDGGRPIISIFRGNPRPLPIRISMMERHPLGSQAFIPMQGQRFLIVVSPASDLPKAGDLRAFITNGKQGITYDKGVWHHPLLVLEPDSEFLVIDRSGPGNNLNEVDMGDIDGVPISLDWPPAQMAKIA, from the coding sequence ATGAAACTGACTGTCGAACCGCTGACACCCGAAGCCTTCACCGAATTTGGTGATGTCATCAGCACGGAAACAGCCCGCAAATCCTTTGGCATCAATCAGGGGACAACGACCCGCTATCACGATATTTCCGGTATCGATACCGGCGAGGATGGCGGACGCCCGATCATCAGCATTTTTCGCGGCAATCCGCGCCCCCTGCCGATCCGCATTTCCATGATGGAGCGCCATCCGCTAGGCTCCCAGGCCTTTATCCCCATGCAGGGGCAACGGTTTTTAATCGTTGTCTCCCCGGCCAGCGACCTGCCCAAGGCAGGCGATTTGCGGGCCTTTATCACTAATGGCAAACAGGGCATCACCTATGACAAGGGGGTGTGGCACCATCCGCTTTTGGTACTGGAACCCGACAGCGAATTTCTGGTCATTGACCGCTCCGGCCCTGGCAACAACCTCAATGAAGTGGATATGGGCGACATTGATGGTGTGCCCATCAGCCTGGACTGGCCGCCTGCGCAAATGGCGAAAATCGCCTGA
- the alc gene encoding allantoicase: MSHSSSDTAPDFTRRFVNLADERLGAVAIFATDDFFADKQRMLQSAPAIFYPDKYDDNGKWMDGWESRRKRVEGHDYAIVRLATSGRIYGVDIDTSHFTGNFPPAASLEGCFCPEGDPDDTTTWTEIVAPQGLGASAHHYADVTSEANYTHVRLHIYPDGGIARLRVYGRPNRDWTEMAAKGEQVDLAAMINGGIALAWSDAHYGNPNVVLAPGRGVNMGDGWETSRRREPGNEWLIIELGHPGEIDKIIIDTCHFKGNFPDRVSVQGAYVEGEKDKSIIARSMFWQTVLPEQKMQADRIHEFGGAAITARGPISHLRINSIPDGGISRIRILGKPARP, from the coding sequence ATGAGCCATTCAAGCAGCGATACCGCCCCGGATTTTACCCGCCGATTTGTCAATCTGGCCGATGAACGGCTTGGCGCGGTTGCCATTTTTGCCACCGACGATTTTTTTGCCGATAAACAGCGCATGCTGCAATCGGCCCCGGCCATTTTTTACCCCGACAAATACGACGATAACGGCAAATGGATGGATGGCTGGGAAAGCCGCCGCAAACGGGTGGAAGGCCACGATTACGCCATTGTCCGCCTGGCAACATCGGGCCGGATTTATGGTGTTGATATCGATACCAGCCATTTCACCGGCAATTTCCCGCCCGCGGCCTCGCTGGAAGGCTGTTTCTGCCCCGAAGGCGACCCGGACGACACCACCACCTGGACCGAAATTGTCGCCCCGCAGGGGCTGGGGGCCAGCGCGCATCATTATGCCGATGTCACTAGCGAGGCGAATTATACCCATGTGCGCCTGCATATTTACCCCGATGGCGGCATTGCCCGTCTGCGGGTATATGGCCGCCCCAACCGCGACTGGACGGAAATGGCCGCCAAGGGCGAACAGGTGGACCTGGCTGCCATGATCAATGGCGGCATCGCCCTTGCCTGGTCGGATGCCCATTATGGCAACCCCAATGTGGTGCTGGCCCCGGGGCGCGGGGTGAATATGGGCGATGGCTGGGAAACCAGCCGCCGGCGCGAACCGGGCAATGAATGGCTGATTATTGAACTGGGCCATCCCGGCGAGATTGATAAAATCATCATTGATACCTGCCATTTCAAAGGCAACTTCCCGGACCGCGTTTCGGTTCAGGGGGCGTATGTCGAGGGCGAAAAGGACAAATCCATCATCGCCCGCTCAATGTTCTGGCAAACCGTTTTGCCCGAACAGAAAATGCAGGCCGACCGCATCCATGAATTTGGCGGGGCGGCCATAACCGCACGCGGACCCATATCGCACCTGCGCATTAACTCAATACCCGATGGCGGCATCAGCCGCATTCGCATTCTTGGCAAACCTGCCAGACCCTGA
- the uraD gene encoding 2-oxo-4-hydroxy-4-carboxy-5-ureidoimidazoline decarboxylase yields the protein MTPNTTSPDSTPGNQSSLFATNPPSTLATRSFVNLYGGVYEHSPWIAERLAEGGISPALDAPETLASAMQVVVERATRDEKLALLRAHPDLAGKLALADLTTSSRNEQQGAGLDQCSAEELARFSKLNDAYKGKFGFPFIFAVKGYHRRDILAAFERRVNNDIETEFNEALQQVHRIALLRLQAL from the coding sequence ATGACTCCCAACACCACCTCCCCGGACAGCACGCCGGGCAACCAAAGCTCGCTTTTTGCAACCAACCCGCCCAGCACATTGGCGACCAGGTCTTTCGTCAATTTATATGGCGGGGTGTATGAACATTCGCCCTGGATTGCCGAACGCCTGGCCGAAGGCGGCATCAGCCCCGCACTGGATGCCCCGGAAACCCTGGCATCGGCCATGCAGGTGGTGGTTGAACGCGCCACACGGGACGAAAAACTGGCCCTGTTGCGCGCCCACCCCGACCTGGCCGGTAAACTGGCCCTGGCCGATTTAACAACATCGTCACGCAACGAACAGCAGGGTGCCGGGTTAGATCAATGCAGCGCGGAAGAACTTGCGCGATTTTCCAAACTGAACGATGCCTATAAGGGCAAGTTCGGTTTCCCGTTTATCTTTGCGGTAAAGGGGTATCATCGTCGCGACATTCTGGCCGCCTTTGAACGCCGGGTGAATAACGATATCGAAACCGAATTTAACGAAGCCCTGCAACAGGTTCACCGCATCGCCCTCTTGCGATTACAGGCCCTGTAA
- the puuE gene encoding allantoinase PuuE, giving the protein MTNTPYARDLIGYGANPPHANWPNKARIAVQFVLNYEEGGENCILHGDAASEAFLSEMIGADMRQGVRHMSMESIYEYGSRVGVWRILNLFREREIPITLFAVAMALSRQPKVAEVALKDGHEICSHGLRWIDYQYIEENVERDHLHQAIDIIKNITGERPLGWYTGRTSPNTRRLVAEEGGFLYDADDYSDELPFWSTQTQTPHLIVPYTLDVNDMRFAAMQGFNSGEQYYQYLKDSFDTLYEEGAHTPKMLSVGLHCRLVGRPGRFAALKRFVDYVRSHDDVWFARRIDIARHWREHHPHTG; this is encoded by the coding sequence ATGACCAACACGCCCTATGCGCGCGACCTGATCGGGTATGGCGCGAACCCGCCGCATGCCAACTGGCCAAACAAGGCCCGTATCGCGGTACAGTTTGTGCTGAATTACGAAGAAGGCGGTGAAAACTGCATCCTGCACGGGGATGCGGCATCGGAAGCCTTTTTGTCCGAAATGATCGGTGCCGACATGCGCCAGGGCGTGCGCCATATGAGCATGGAATCGATCTATGAATATGGATCGCGTGTTGGGGTCTGGCGGATATTGAACCTGTTTCGCGAACGCGAAATCCCCATCACGCTGTTTGCCGTGGCAATGGCGCTTTCGCGCCAGCCCAAGGTGGCCGAAGTCGCCCTGAAAGACGGCCACGAAATTTGCTCGCACGGCCTGCGCTGGATTGATTACCAATATATCGAGGAAAATGTCGAACGCGACCATTTGCACCAGGCCATCGACATTATCAAAAACATTACCGGCGAACGCCCGCTGGGCTGGTATACGGGCCGCACCAGCCCCAATACACGCCGCCTGGTCGCCGAAGAAGGCGGTTTCCTGTATGATGCCGATGATTACAGCGATGAATTGCCGTTCTGGAGCACCCAGACCCAAACCCCGCACCTTATTGTGCCCTATACGCTGGATGTCAATGACATGCGCTTTGCCGCCATGCAGGGCTTTAATTCCGGCGAGCAATATTACCAGTACCTGAAAGACAGCTTTGATACCCTGTATGAAGAAGGGGCGCACACTCCCAAAATGCTGTCGGTCGGGTTGCATTGCCGCCTTGTGGGCCGTCCGGGACGCTTTGCCGCGTTAAAACGCTTTGTCGATTATGTGCGTAGCCATGACGACGTATGGTTTGCCCGGCGCATCGATATTGCCCGGCACTGGCGCGAACATCATCCCCATACGGGGTAA
- the uraH gene encoding hydroxyisourate hydrolase, translated as MGRLTTHVLDTARGCPAGGIRIELHRFDGGHDDRVAQAITNADGRTDAPLLDGKTFRPGKYELVFQAGDYFDAAGYDLPDPKFLDQVVIRFGIADAEAHYHVPLLLSPFGYSTYRGS; from the coding sequence ATGGGGCGCTTGACCACACATGTGCTTGATACGGCGCGCGGCTGCCCGGCGGGGGGCATTCGCATTGAACTGCACCGTTTTGATGGCGGCCATGATGACCGTGTCGCCCAGGCCATCACCAATGCCGATGGCCGCACCGATGCACCGTTGCTCGACGGTAAAACATTTCGTCCGGGCAAATACGAACTGGTCTTTCAGGCCGGGGATTATTTCGATGCTGCCGGTTACGATCTGCCCGATCCCAAATTCCTCGATCAGGTCGTGATCCGCTTTGGCATTGCCGATGCCGAGGCACATTATCATGTGCCGCTTTTGCTTTCGCCTTTTGGCTATTCCACCTATCGCGGCAGTTAA
- the xdhA gene encoding xanthine dehydrogenase small subunit translates to MRSDIRFLLGNEERRIENIDPQTTVLNYLRLSEHKCGTKEGCAEGDCGACTVVLGEVDETAPGAMRYRTVNACIQFVPTLDGKQLLTVEHLKGADGSLHPVQQAMVDTHGSQCGFCTPGFVMSLYKIWLDGGEDDRGAINDALAGNLCRCTGYGPIIEAARTSGGATIDDAVEQSRRKDVADRLKRLMAEGAGLEIDHPGGRYFAPRNSDELAQILVTHPDAVILAGGTDVGLWVTKHLKRLDPIVYIGDVADLKYVEWHAGDLHIGAGATYSAAHDALGEVAADLGELVRRIGSRQIRNAGTVGGNIANGSPIGDTPPALIALGARLVLRMGDVRREIPLEDFFITYGKQDRAKGEFVEKIIVPRPAGGTQFRAWKISKRFDQDITAVLGAFVLTLENGSVADIRMAFGGMAGTPMRAKKCEAALIGQPWNEATLNTARLALAEDFKPMTDMRASGEYRMLVAQNLLGKLYIETTQPDVTTRLVGKVASNG, encoded by the coding sequence ATGCGAAGCGACATCCGCTTTTTGCTGGGCAATGAAGAACGCCGGATCGAAAATATTGACCCGCAAACCACCGTTTTGAATTACCTGCGCCTAAGCGAACATAAATGCGGCACCAAGGAAGGCTGTGCCGAGGGCGATTGCGGGGCCTGCACCGTTGTGCTGGGCGAGGTGGATGAAACAGCCCCCGGTGCCATGCGCTATCGCACGGTCAATGCCTGCATTCAGTTTGTGCCAACCCTTGATGGCAAACAGTTGCTAACGGTCGAGCATCTGAAAGGCGCCGATGGCAGCCTGCATCCGGTTCAGCAGGCGATGGTCGATACACATGGGTCGCAATGCGGGTTTTGCACGCCCGGCTTTGTCATGAGCCTGTATAAAATCTGGCTGGATGGCGGCGAGGATGACCGCGGTGCCATCAATGATGCGCTGGCAGGAAATCTGTGCCGCTGCACCGGCTATGGCCCGATTATCGAGGCGGCGCGAACTTCCGGCGGGGCTACAATTGATGATGCTGTTGAACAATCACGCCGAAAGGATGTGGCGGACCGTTTGAAACGGCTGATGGCGGAAGGAGCCGGGCTGGAAATTGACCATCCGGGCGGGCGTTATTTCGCCCCGCGCAATAGCGATGAACTGGCGCAAATTTTGGTGACTCATCCCGATGCCGTTATTCTGGCGGGCGGGACGGATGTGGGCCTGTGGGTGACAAAACACCTGAAACGCCTGGACCCGATTGTGTATATCGGTGATGTGGCGGATTTGAAATATGTTGAATGGCACGCGGGCGATTTGCATATCGGTGCTGGTGCCACCTATAGCGCGGCGCATGACGCCTTGGGCGAGGTTGCTGCTGATTTAGGTGAGCTGGTGCGCCGTATTGGGTCGCGCCAGATCCGCAATGCCGGCACGGTGGGTGGCAACATTGCCAATGGCTCGCCGATTGGCGATACCCCGCCTGCGCTGATTGCGCTGGGTGCGCGGCTGGTTTTGCGCATGGGCGATGTGCGCCGCGAAATACCGCTGGAGGATTTTTTCATCACCTATGGCAAGCAGGACCGCGCCAAGGGCGAGTTTGTAGAAAAAATCATTGTGCCAAGGCCCGCAGGCGGTACTCAGTTCCGCGCCTGGAAAATTTCCAAACGGTTTGATCAGGATATTACCGCTGTTTTGGGGGCCTTTGTCCTTACGCTGGAAAACGGGTCGGTGGCCGATATTCGCATGGCCTTTGGCGGCATGGCAGGCACGCCGATGCGGGCCAAAAAATGCGAAGCCGCCCTTATTGGCCAGCCCTGGAACGAGGCTACCTTAAACACGGCCCGTCTGGCCCTGGCGGAGGATTTTAAACCCATGACGGATATGCGGGCCTCGGGGGAATATCGCATGCTGGTGGCGCAAAACCTGCTTGGCAAACTTTATATCGAAACCACACAGCCCGATGTGACCACCCGGCTGGTCGGAAAGGTGGCATCCAATGGCTGA
- the xdhB gene encoding xanthine dehydrogenase molybdopterin binding subunit has product MADPCDITMPEMTLKGGVRTAIKHDSGPKHVTGEAVYIDDIIEPYGTLHLAPGAATIAHGRITKLDLSKVRSAPGVVCVLTADDIPGTNDISPAHTHDEPVLPDGIVQFYGQPVFCVAAETREQARAATKLAEIEYEELPAILSIDDAMVQKSYVAEPHVMKRGDSAAALARAPHRHAARMVIGGQDHFYLEGHISFAIPQEDGDVFIHCSTQHPSEVQHNIANVLGRPANAVTVEVRRMGGGFGGKETQSMQWAALASIVAVKTGRPAKMRLDRDDDMIMTGKRHDFIVDYDIGFDDTGRICGADIQYAANCGFSADLSSAIADRAMFHTDNAYYLGDVEIRSYRCKTNLVSNTAFRGFGGPQGMVAIERIIDEIALTLGLDPLDVRIANYYGGAGRNITPYHMTVEDNVLPELTRDLLASSDYRARRAEIDAFNAQSPVIKRGIAVTPVKFGISFTTTFLNQAGALVHVYQDGSVHLNHGGTEMGQGLFVKVAQVVAEEFQIDLDNIKITATNTGKVPNTSATAASSGADMNGMAARNAARTIKDRLVAFASSHYGVGESAIRFVPGRVKVGDVADLSFAELVKMAYFARISLSATGYYATPKIHYDRATASGRPFYYFAYGMACSEVMVDTLTGENKVTRVDILHDVGQSLNPAIDRGQVEGGFIQGMGWLTTEELWWDDHGRIRTHAPSTYKIPACSDRPDDFRLELWSSGRNVEKTIHRSKAVGEPPLMLAISVHRAIAQAVASVAGHQFVPALNTPATPEAILRAVTRLTEQAATLADGGAHDAKELGTAGAEAKMAGVGAPQTGV; this is encoded by the coding sequence ATGGCTGATCCGTGCGACATCACCATGCCTGAAATGACACTTAAAGGCGGTGTGCGCACCGCCATCAAGCATGATAGCGGCCCCAAACACGTGACCGGCGAAGCCGTTTATATCGACGATATTATCGAGCCTTACGGCACCCTGCATCTTGCCCCCGGTGCGGCAACTATTGCCCATGGCCGTATCACCAAACTGGACCTGTCAAAGGTGCGCTCGGCCCCCGGTGTTGTCTGTGTGTTAACTGCCGATGACATTCCCGGCACCAACGATATTTCACCGGCACATACCCATGACGAGCCGGTTTTGCCCGATGGCATTGTGCAGTTTTACGGCCAGCCGGTATTTTGCGTTGCTGCCGAAACCCGGGAACAGGCCCGTGCCGCAACCAAACTGGCCGAAATTGAATATGAGGAACTGCCTGCCATCCTGTCGATTGACGATGCGATGGTGCAAAAATCCTATGTTGCTGAACCGCATGTGATGAAACGGGGCGACAGTGCCGCTGCCCTCGCTCGCGCCCCGCATCGCCATGCCGCGCGGATGGTAATTGGCGGGCAGGACCATTTTTATCTCGAAGGGCATATATCCTTTGCCATCCCGCAGGAAGATGGTGACGTTTTCATTCATTGCTCCACCCAGCATCCCTCCGAAGTGCAGCACAATATCGCCAATGTTCTGGGCCGCCCGGCCAATGCGGTGACGGTGGAAGTGCGCCGCATGGGCGGGGGCTTTGGCGGCAAGGAAACACAATCTATGCAATGGGCCGCACTGGCATCCATTGTGGCGGTTAAAACCGGCCGCCCGGCCAAAATGCGCCTGGACCGCGATGATGATATGATCATGACCGGCAAGCGGCATGATTTTATTGTCGATTACGACATTGGTTTTGACGATACCGGGCGTATCTGTGGCGCAGATATTCAATATGCTGCCAATTGTGGTTTCAGCGCCGATTTGTCATCTGCGATTGCCGACCGTGCGATGTTCCATACCGATAATGCCTATTATCTGGGCGATGTCGAAATCCGCTCCTATCGCTGCAAAACCAATTTGGTCTCGAACACCGCCTTTCGCGGTTTTGGCGGCCCGCAGGGCATGGTGGCGATTGAACGGATTATCGATGAAATCGCCCTGACGCTGGGCCTGGACCCGCTTGATGTGCGCATTGCCAATTATTACGGTGGTGCCGGGCGCAATATCACCCCCTATCATATGACGGTGGAAGATAACGTTCTGCCGGAACTAACCCGCGATTTGCTGGCTAGCAGCGATTATCGGGCGCGCCGTGCCGAAATTGATGCCTTTAATGCGCAAAGTCCGGTGATTAAACGCGGCATTGCCGTAACGCCGGTCAAATTCGGTATTTCCTTTACCACTACGTTTCTTAACCAGGCCGGGGCCTTGGTGCATGTCTATCAGGATGGATCGGTGCATCTCAATCACGGCGGCACCGAAATGGGTCAGGGCCTGTTTGTCAAGGTTGCCCAGGTCGTGGCTGAGGAATTCCAGATCGATCTCGACAATATCAAAATTACCGCCACCAATACCGGCAAGGTGCCGAACACATCGGCGACGGCAGCATCGTCGGGGGCGGATATGAACGGCATGGCCGCGCGTAATGCGGCGCGCACCATCAAGGACCGGCTGGTGGCCTTTGCAAGCAGCCATTACGGGGTTGGTGAAAGCGCCATTCGCTTTGTGCCGGGTCGTGTCAAGGTCGGTGATGTTGCCGATCTCAGCTTTGCCGAATTGGTGAAAATGGCCTATTTCGCGCGCATTTCGCTGTCGGCAACGGGCTATTACGCCACACCGAAAATCCATTATGACCGCGCAACCGCATCGGGCCGGCCCTTTTATTATTTTGCCTATGGCATGGCGTGCAGCGAAGTCATGGTTGATACGCTGACGGGTGAAAACAAGGTTACTCGGGTAGATATTTTGCATGATGTGGGCCAGTCCCTGAACCCGGCGATTGACCGGGGGCAGGTGGAAGGCGGCTTTATTCAAGGCATGGGGTGGCTAACAACCGAGGAACTCTGGTGGGATGATCATGGGCGCATTCGCACCCATGCACCATCAACCTATAAAATCCCGGCCTGTTCGGACCGGCCTGATGATTTCCGGCTGGAGCTTTGGTCTTCGGGCCGTAATGTGGAGAAAACCATCCATCGGTCCAAGGCGGTGGGGGAACCGCCCCTGATGCTGGCAATTTCGGTGCATCGGGCCATTGCCCAAGCCGTGGCATCAGTCGCCGGGCATCAATTTGTGCCAGCCCTGAATACGCCCGCCACCCCCGAAGCCATTTTGCGGGCGGTGACGCGGTTAACGGAACAGGCGGCCACGTTGGCCGATGGCGGGGCGCATGACGCGAAAGAACTCGGCACAGCTGGTGCCGAGGCGAAAATGGCCGGGGTTGGTGCCCCGCAGACAGGGGTGTAA
- the xdhC gene encoding xanthine dehydrogenase accessory protein XdhC, which produces MSVLSPLSLDAQSWSALLAAGQQDQQDQPVVMVTVAAIAGSTPREAGAFMLVGRHETAGTVGGGNLEHQLVRHVRKMLAEGGTPDAHFMRYPLGPALGQCCGGAVEVAFHALDAGRKQALHRALKAVQCGTGDPVWMILPGDDAPNASFVPLIGQPAQQLAQDFGVVRGGFVATAGLGALGAAVAPGASGKAVLVRLDDGATPLWLFGAGHVGAAIARALEPLPFALHWVDSRAEYIDIPAKPRLHPIHSPDPWEEIADMPQGAMALILTHSHAEDFEICRHALMRRDLSFVGMIGSETKRARFMARMRERGVPDADLSRLCCPIGVPGITGKHPSVIAASVVAQLVGLREQGQAQQAASSTGAGRDIG; this is translated from the coding sequence ATGTCCGTTTTGTCCCCCCTCTCGCTGGATGCGCAATCATGGTCGGCTCTGCTTGCGGCGGGACAGCAGGATCAGCAGGATCAGCCCGTTGTCATGGTAACGGTGGCTGCCATTGCCGGGTCCACCCCGCGCGAGGCCGGGGCCTTTATGCTGGTCGGCAGGCATGAAACGGCGGGAACGGTTGGTGGCGGTAATCTGGAACATCAATTGGTGCGCCATGTGCGCAAAATGCTGGCCGAGGGCGGTACACCCGATGCCCATTTCATGCGCTATCCGCTGGGGCCCGCGTTGGGGCAATGTTGCGGTGGCGCGGTCGAGGTGGCGTTTCATGCTCTGGATGCGGGGCGCAAGCAGGCCTTGCATCGTGCATTAAAGGCCGTTCAATGCGGCACGGGCGATCCTGTTTGGATGATTCTGCCGGGTGATGATGCCCCAAATGCTTCCTTTGTGCCCCTGATCGGGCAGCCTGCACAGCAATTGGCGCAGGATTTTGGTGTGGTTAGGGGCGGATTTGTGGCGACTGCCGGTTTGGGTGCTTTGGGCGCTGCCGTTGCACCGGGGGCGTCGGGCAAGGCCGTTTTGGTGCGGCTGGATGACGGGGCAACGCCGCTTTGGCTTTTTGGGGCCGGGCATGTGGGGGCCGCGATTGCGCGCGCCCTTGAACCCTTGCCCTTTGCGCTGCATTGGGTGGATTCGCGTGCCGAATATATTGATATTCCGGCAAAACCGCGCCTGCATCCCATTCACAGCCCTGACCCGTGGGAAGAAATCGCCGATATGCCGCAAGGCGCGATGGCGCTGATTTTAACCCATTCCCATGCCGAAGATTTCGAGATTTGCCGCCACGCCCTGATGCGTCGTGATCTTTCCTTTGTTGGCATGATTGGCAGTGAAACCAAACGCGCACGGTTTATGGCCCGAATGCGCGAACGGGGGGTGCCCGATGCCGATTTATCGCGCCTGTGCTGCCCGATTGGCGTGCCCGGCATTACCGGCAAGCATCCGTCGGTGATTGCGGCATCGGTGGTGGCGCAACTGGTGGGCCTGCGCGAGCAGGGGCAGGCGCAACAGGCGGCCTCATCGACCGGTGCGGGTCGCGATATTGGCTAA